A portion of the bacterium genome contains these proteins:
- a CDS encoding T9SS type A sorting domain-containing protein, translating to LNKVVVTAAGLQPVSIPFMLYGKADVPHCMTDASVKNLRGQVGKTMIDPIQVLVSDQYGNPAQNGMVQFVVMPQSGSLVGNNVVYSDSTGVAAAHWVLGKAGANVALATALLPCGATQITFNATGETNNYPVLSLPGDHVINELQQLLLTISASDGDGDQLYINALRLPEGAVFNEPAGSYQLNWTPTPNQGRTDPYYAVFEALDSRGGRDLDSIKITVRNDNAAPQLVSKSPVDQYALVPYQSTQEFIVQVMDPDGDQLSYSWKVDNAVVGNSSAFFFDSRYYTATSQHMVSVEVSDGVSSIISTWVVDIRSAVEMKTFTCAAVPYQGVKLEWETASETGNLGFHVYRSLSEAGKYDKINAELVPACEDGKYTFIDQEAQVGRKYYYKIEDINTSGAAQTHGPVLAEVAAPENYDLAQNYPNPFNPTTNIRFQLPQNDQVRIQVFNLTGQLVCTLVDGKMPAGYHMAVWDGRDEYGVRVGSGIYYYRLTCQSFSSTKKMALLK from the coding sequence ACTGAACAAAGTGGTGGTCACGGCCGCTGGGCTGCAGCCGGTCAGCATACCCTTTATGCTCTATGGCAAAGCCGATGTTCCGCATTGCATGACCGATGCCAGCGTCAAGAATCTGCGCGGCCAGGTGGGCAAAACGATGATCGATCCGATCCAGGTTCTGGTCAGCGATCAATACGGCAACCCGGCGCAAAACGGCATGGTGCAGTTTGTGGTGATGCCGCAAAGCGGAAGTCTGGTGGGCAACAATGTGGTTTATTCGGACAGCACGGGCGTGGCGGCCGCGCACTGGGTGTTGGGCAAAGCGGGCGCCAACGTGGCGCTGGCCACGGCGTTGCTGCCTTGCGGCGCAACCCAGATCACTTTTAACGCAACGGGCGAAACCAACAATTATCCGGTGTTGTCCCTGCCCGGCGACCATGTGATCAATGAACTACAGCAGCTGCTGCTGACCATCTCCGCTTCCGACGGCGACGGCGACCAGCTCTACATCAACGCACTGCGGTTGCCGGAAGGCGCGGTTTTCAACGAACCGGCCGGCTCTTATCAGCTCAACTGGACGCCGACGCCGAACCAGGGCCGCACGGATCCGTACTATGCGGTGTTCGAAGCTCTGGACAGCCGCGGCGGACGCGACCTCGATTCAATCAAAATCACGGTACGCAACGACAACGCGGCGCCGCAGCTGGTGAGCAAGAGCCCGGTGGACCAGTACGCGCTGGTACCCTATCAGTCGACTCAGGAGTTCATCGTCCAGGTTATGGATCCGGACGGCGACCAACTGAGCTACAGCTGGAAGGTGGATAACGCCGTGGTCGGCAACTCGTCCGCGTTTTTCTTCGACTCGCGATATTATACAGCGACGAGCCAGCATATGGTGTCGGTGGAGGTCTCGGACGGGGTCAGCAGCATCATCAGCACCTGGGTTGTGGACATCCGCAGTGCGGTGGAGATGAAGACGTTCACCTGCGCGGCGGTTCCCTATCAGGGCGTCAAGCTGGAATGGGAAACCGCTTCAGAAACCGGCAACCTGGGTTTCCATGTGTATCGCAGCCTCAGTGAGGCCGGAAAATACGACAAGATCAACGCTGAACTGGTGCCGGCCTGTGAGGACGGTAAATATACCTTCATCGATCAGGAGGCGCAAGTCGGCCGCAAATACTATTATAAAATCGAAGACATAAACACCAGCGGCGCCGCTCAGACGCACGGCCCGGTGTTGGCGGAGGTGGCGGCGCCGGAGAATTACGATCTGGCGCAGAACTATCCCAACCCCTTCAACCCGACGACCAACATTCGTTTTCAATTGCCGCAGAACGACCAGGTGAGAATTCAGGTCTTCAACCTCACCGGTCAGCTGGTGTGCACGCTGGTGGACGGCAAGATGCCGGCCGGCTACCACATGGCGGTCTGGGACGGCCG